One window of Natrinema sp. SYSU A 869 genomic DNA carries:
- a CDS encoding ABC transporter permease produces MIRWILSRSDVYIARIRTAGALTVAQFRQQKLRLILAVIGVSLAVLAITLLAGTGVGVLETGQQQFDAADRDLWVTAGDTRITSAGGGGFENTLYNSRNISTEIESREDVAVAVPLAFETVYVSTNSSDDFQTFVATGTSRGGPAVQVTEGEQIRGDPHYANGTYEGEMTNEVLIDEETARDLNVTVGDTIHVGGSLAAARENEFTVIGISPTFEQMLGTPTVTIPLSELHQITGDTETEPATFITINVEDDADVDAVQQDLEESYPDYEIRSNQEQLAAVLEEQVVLFAAAGTLICLALGAGITLTMSLLSLVIHQQRQTFAALNAQGISFTLLVSTVVGQGFIIGVLGGGLGLLLTPPAVVLLNQLSAAVVGFEGLVQTAPWIYLSSLGIAISVGTIAAAIAGWRANRTPPLEVL; encoded by the coding sequence ATGATTCGGTGGATTCTCAGCCGGAGCGATGTCTATATCGCTCGGATTCGGACTGCTGGAGCGCTTACCGTTGCGCAGTTCCGCCAGCAGAAACTCCGGCTCATATTAGCGGTTATTGGTGTTTCGCTTGCCGTCCTCGCGATAACGCTACTCGCCGGAACCGGGGTCGGTGTTCTGGAAACAGGCCAACAACAGTTCGATGCAGCCGATCGTGACCTCTGGGTTACAGCAGGCGACACACGAATAACGTCCGCAGGCGGTGGTGGCTTCGAAAATACTCTGTATAATTCCCGGAATATTTCTACCGAGATAGAATCGCGTGAGGATGTCGCCGTTGCAGTACCATTAGCGTTTGAAACCGTATACGTTAGTACTAACTCCAGTGATGATTTCCAGACATTCGTTGCTACGGGAACATCACGCGGTGGGCCTGCCGTACAGGTAACTGAAGGTGAACAAATTCGCGGAGATCCTCATTACGCGAACGGAACGTATGAGGGAGAAATGACGAATGAGGTCCTCATTGATGAAGAGACAGCTCGTGATCTCAACGTTACAGTCGGCGACACGATTCACGTGGGAGGATCACTGGCTGCTGCCAGAGAAAACGAGTTTACTGTCATCGGGATCTCTCCCACCTTTGAACAGATGCTTGGAACACCAACGGTGACGATACCACTCAGTGAACTCCATCAGATTACGGGGGATACGGAAACTGAACCAGCTACCTTCATCACGATCAATGTCGAGGACGATGCAGATGTCGATGCCGTTCAACAGGACCTAGAAGAATCATATCCTGACTACGAGATTCGATCGAACCAAGAACAACTTGCAGCCGTATTGGAAGAACAGGTGGTCCTCTTCGCGGCTGCAGGAACGCTCATCTGTTTAGCGCTTGGTGCAGGAATCACACTAACGATGTCCCTTCTTTCGCTTGTGATCCACCAACAGCGCCAGACATTCGCAGCTCTCAACGCACAAGGCATCTCGTTCACACTCCTTGTTTCGACAGTCGTCGGGCAAGGATTTATTATCGGGGTTCTCGGTGGTGGACTCGGTTTACTACTTACTCCACCTGCTGTCGTCCTCCTCAATCAACTCTCAGCAGCCGTTGTTGGCTTCGAAGGTCTTGTCCAAACTGCTCCCTGGATTTACCTGAGTTCCTTAGGAATCGCCATTAGCGTTGGAACAATCGCTGCAGCTATTGCTGGATGGCGCGCGAATCGTACACCGCCATTGGAAGTTCTTTAG
- a CDS encoding ABC transporter permease, which yields MKLRRTLIRWIGFIAVGIRRTASRATDTARQRVRFSGIGVAAAIALLIMVTGLGVGLATSTTVYDDEIDYWIVPDTDSPQSPLIATDNTQFSSVHETNDRIREHEGVDSSTPVLSQIHRVEANGTSEYILVVGVINTPELDRVSGVDSNSLTPHDPHYSNREYNGKWTGEVILSQGAADLLTVSSTDPVTIAGNNSFAVTAINNQSRSAGDVPTALVQLSELQHVTGSETYDQADQFVVGTNSPTVQSDLEEIYPQSSVQSRGEVAMSETLNSDLSLALALTALIVSLSIGTLFVVTTSGLEIVADRQQLAILSAMGVSVRSQLRLVGTQTLVLTGAGGLVGTIGGLIGIRVINAIAVRTITTEPIAISHPLFVGYGIGVALLVGLFSLPFLLVVARRVSGGVPE from the coding sequence ATGAAGCTCCGTCGGACTCTCATCCGGTGGATCGGGTTTATCGCCGTTGGGATCCGTCGAACGGCGTCACGTGCGACCGATACGGCCCGTCAACGGGTTCGATTTAGCGGGATCGGAGTTGCCGCTGCGATTGCATTGTTGATCATGGTCACGGGCCTCGGTGTCGGTCTCGCTACTAGTACAACCGTCTACGACGATGAGATCGATTACTGGATCGTTCCCGATACGGATAGTCCACAATCACCGCTGATCGCGACTGACAACACACAGTTCAGTTCCGTTCATGAGACGAACGATCGTATCCGTGAACACGAGGGCGTTGATTCATCGACACCAGTGTTATCACAGATACATCGGGTCGAAGCGAATGGGACATCCGAATATATCCTCGTCGTTGGCGTCATAAACACACCCGAACTCGATCGGGTTTCTGGGGTTGATTCGAATTCGCTCACACCACACGATCCGCACTACAGTAATAGAGAATATAACGGCAAATGGACTGGTGAGGTCATACTGTCACAGGGCGCAGCCGATCTCCTCACTGTCTCTTCTACTGATCCGGTAACGATCGCTGGAAACAACTCGTTCGCTGTCACAGCTATCAACAATCAATCGCGCTCTGCCGGTGATGTTCCAACAGCACTTGTTCAACTGAGTGAGTTACAACATGTGACTGGCTCTGAGACCTATGATCAGGCGGACCAGTTCGTCGTTGGAACGAACTCACCAACCGTTCAGAGCGATCTCGAAGAAATCTATCCACAGTCGTCCGTTCAATCACGTGGTGAAGTCGCTATGAGTGAAACACTCAACTCTGATTTGTCATTGGCGCTTGCGCTTACTGCGCTCATCGTGTCGCTTTCTATTGGGACGCTTTTTGTCGTTACAACATCAGGGCTTGAGATCGTTGCGGATCGACAGCAATTAGCGATCCTGTCCGCGATGGGTGTTTCGGTCAGAAGCCAGTTACGCCTTGTCGGGACACAGACACTCGTACTGACTGGTGCCGGCGGGCTGGTTGGCACTATCGGCGGCCTCATTGGGATTCGAGTAATAAATGCCATTGCGGTCAGGACAATAACTACTGAACCGATTGCGATCTCACATCCCCTGTTTGTGGGCTATGGAATCGGTGTTGCACTACTAGTCGGACTGTTCTCATTGCCATTTCTGTTAGTAGTCGCACGCCGTGTTTCGGGTGGTGTTCCGGAATGA
- a CDS encoding ABC transporter ATP-binding protein: protein MAGSAASHSDTPSPSAVVTATDVTKTYTRGSEPGRIAQALGRSNPPTVRAIDSISLTVPEGEIVGLAGPSGSGKSTLLHLLAGLEQPTTGTVSFRETNLDTLSSRERTRHRLEHIGIVFQRFHLLDSLSARANVALPLVELGIGKRQRRQQATELLERVGLGDRITHRPGELSGGEQQRVAIARALVTDPMLVIADEPTGELDTEAGQKVLREFEGVAENRAVVLASHDHETLEICDQLIHLRDGEVTDRTKQEKLTQ from the coding sequence ATGGCTGGGTCCGCCGCTTCGCACAGTGATACGCCTTCTCCTTCCGCTGTTGTCACAGCGACTGACGTGACGAAAACCTACACGAGAGGTTCGGAACCTGGACGGATTGCTCAGGCGCTCGGACGTTCAAATCCCCCAACAGTCCGTGCGATTGATTCGATCTCGCTCACCGTTCCGGAAGGTGAAATCGTCGGGCTTGCAGGACCGAGCGGAAGCGGAAAATCGACGTTACTACATCTCCTTGCCGGATTAGAACAGCCGACTACTGGGACGGTCTCGTTTCGTGAAACTAACCTCGACACACTCTCGTCTCGTGAGAGAACTCGCCATCGACTCGAACACATCGGTATCGTCTTTCAGCGGTTTCACTTGCTTGACTCTCTGTCAGCTCGCGCAAACGTCGCCCTCCCATTAGTCGAACTCGGTATTGGAAAGCGACAACGTCGTCAACAAGCGACTGAGTTACTCGAGCGAGTTGGACTCGGAGACCGCATCACGCATCGTCCAGGAGAACTCAGCGGCGGGGAACAACAGCGTGTTGCAATTGCCCGTGCGCTCGTGACGGATCCAATGCTTGTGATCGCCGACGAGCCAACTGGTGAACTCGACACGGAAGCTGGGCAAAAAGTACTCCGAGAGTTCGAAGGCGTCGCAGAAAATCGGGCTGTCGTCCTTGCATCACACGACCATGAGACACTCGAAATATGCGATCAGTTGATCCATCTCCGTGATGGAGAGGTCACTGACCGTACAAAGCAGGAAAAACTGACACAATGA
- a CDS encoding PGF-CTERM sorting domain-containing protein → MTADNLWLDAKTQRGDSTLNRDTLSVFQTNEETTLSFGEEADTSNFDDEEVQLLTAYLEGDGSAPTTGPALIDELSSGNVDSLNDNMSFSLTSTTLTDGELDQSVEPTEPGHYMYVLATGDNLAVDDGDVEITGETTVIGLEQITAQDSPSDVDVTDSAEPGDEIDFDVDATELDGESSHAVVLYDEETFTKSTMTINITEQLSSDFSSEDVAIEHDIADVNGMHNVEDDVGFFDQNVDEGIGTGVSEVGNLVRFIGNDAGIDESQTTVTGDRRLDASITAEEAETETTISVETYENWTEGEYRWIHIASGSSSDELQTATGTITLQADSSGGGGNNGGNGNNAGNGDNGGNGNNAGNGNNGDNGNNAGNGNNGDNGNNAGNGNNGDNGNNAGNGNNAVNGNNGGNGNNAGNANSAVNVNNASNGNNASNGNNGDNGNNGDSDGDVEDTVPGFGTLVTLVALLSVALLLGRQQN, encoded by the coding sequence GTGACTGCTGACAATCTGTGGCTCGACGCGAAGACACAGCGTGGAGACAGTACCCTGAACCGCGATACGCTCTCTGTCTTCCAAACGAACGAAGAAACGACGCTCTCGTTCGGTGAAGAGGCCGACACGAGTAACTTCGACGACGAAGAGGTTCAGCTCTTAACTGCTTATCTCGAGGGCGATGGCAGCGCTCCGACGACCGGTCCAGCGCTTATCGACGAACTGTCGTCCGGGAACGTTGATTCTCTCAACGATAACATGTCGTTCTCGCTAACGAGTACGACGCTCACTGACGGCGAACTCGACCAGTCCGTCGAGCCGACGGAACCGGGTCACTACATGTACGTACTCGCAACGGGCGATAATCTCGCCGTTGACGACGGGGATGTCGAAATCACCGGCGAGACAACGGTTATTGGTCTCGAGCAAATCACTGCACAGGATAGCCCGTCGGACGTTGATGTTACCGACTCGGCGGAGCCGGGTGACGAAATCGACTTCGATGTCGATGCTACCGAGTTGGACGGTGAATCGTCACATGCCGTCGTACTGTACGACGAAGAGACGTTCACCAAGAGTACGATGACAATCAATATCACCGAACAACTGAGTTCGGACTTCTCGTCCGAAGACGTGGCTATCGAGCACGATATCGCGGATGTCAACGGCATGCATAACGTCGAGGATGACGTCGGCTTCTTCGATCAAAACGTCGATGAGGGAATCGGAACGGGAGTCTCCGAGGTCGGTAACCTCGTTCGATTCATCGGGAACGATGCGGGTATCGATGAGTCGCAGACGACCGTAACCGGTGACCGTCGCCTCGATGCCTCCATTACTGCTGAGGAGGCAGAGACGGAAACGACGATTAGCGTTGAAACGTACGAAAACTGGACGGAAGGCGAGTACCGTTGGATCCACATCGCATCCGGTTCCTCGAGTGACGAACTGCAGACTGCGACTGGAACGATAACGTTACAGGCCGATTCCTCCGGTGGAGGCGGTAATAACGGCGGCAATGGAAACAACGCTGGCAATGGCGACAACGGCGGCAATGGAAACAACGCTGGCAATGGCAACAACGGCGACAATGGAAACAACGCTGGCAATGGCAACAACGGCGACAATGGAAACAACGCTGGCAATGGCAACAACGGCGACAATGGAAACAACGCTGGCAACGGCAACAACGCTGTCAATGGCAACAATGGCGGCAATGGCAACAACGCTGGCAATGCCAACAGCGCCGTCAATGTTAACAACGCTAGTAATGGCAACAACGCTAGTAATGGCAACAACGGCGACAATGGCAACAACGGCGACAGTGACGGTGATGTAGAAGATACCGTTCCCGGCTTTGGGACCCTTGTGACTCTCGTCGCCCTCTTGTCCGTTGCACTGCTCTTGGGTCGGCAGCAAAACTAA
- a CDS encoding PGF-CTERM sorting domain-containing protein — MGTEDDALDTSTLEPGTYMLSLEVRGEGRQAVYPVVIEAFDLSVEYPETASADEEVEFTATTESAESATNADTVDVAVWNEADEEGMDLELDSQGDGTYRTTVDASEFGEGEYNVYSAVVGEDEAQGYPTAMAVDNGPTFTVTAEESDNDDTTPGGGSGSAPSDGGSEDENENESPTDDTPENESTPANETEPVDDGNTSVGNETSETNNSDSNNETDTDDLTEPDDGDGDNESNTSDGQTLEPNNESEIESTNTDDDSLSIPGFGPLVAVLALLLVGYRAAH, encoded by the coding sequence ATGGGAACCGAAGACGATGCGCTCGATACGAGTACGCTCGAGCCTGGGACCTACATGCTCTCGTTAGAGGTTCGTGGAGAAGGGCGTCAGGCCGTTTACCCTGTTGTGATCGAGGCGTTTGATCTGTCCGTCGAGTATCCTGAAACCGCATCAGCAGACGAGGAAGTTGAATTCACTGCGACGACCGAGTCGGCCGAGAGCGCAACGAACGCCGATACCGTCGATGTCGCCGTCTGGAACGAAGCCGATGAAGAGGGGATGGACCTCGAGTTGGATTCCCAAGGCGACGGAACGTATCGCACCACCGTCGATGCTAGTGAATTCGGCGAGGGTGAGTACAACGTCTACAGCGCCGTAGTTGGTGAGGACGAGGCACAGGGGTACCCTACTGCAATGGCAGTCGATAACGGGCCGACGTTCACCGTAACGGCCGAAGAAAGCGATAATGATGATACGACTCCCGGCGGAGGCAGTGGTAGTGCTCCGTCGGATGGCGGGTCTGAAGATGAAAATGAAAATGAATCACCGACCGATGATACTCCCGAAAACGAAAGCACTCCAGCAAACGAAACGGAGCCTGTGGACGATGGAAATACGTCTGTAGGAAATGAGACTTCAGAAACTAATAATTCCGATAGCAACAACGAAACCGATACTGACGACCTGACCGAACCCGATGATGGAGACGGGGATAACGAGTCCAATACAAGCGACGGACAGACCCTTGAGCCGAATAATGAATCTGAGATCGAATCTACGAACACAGACGACGACTCGCTTTCCATTCCTGGATTTGGTCCCCTCGTAGCGGTCCTTGCGTTGCTTTTGGTCGGCTATCGAGCCGCACACTGA
- a CDS encoding transcription initiation factor IIB — MERPTRTRERDSDTDTNQQAEEVSSEQTCDECGSNALITSEDQGELVCEECGLIIDTTNIDRGPEWRAFNTSERESKSRVGAPTTQTMHDKGLTTQIDWKNKDAYGRSLSSKKRSQMNRLRKWQERIRTKDAGERNLQFALSETDRMASALGVPRSVREIASVIYRRALDEDLIRGRSIEGVATSCLYAACRQDGIPRSLEEIADVSRVERKEIGRTYRYISQELALEMEPVDPKEYVPRFCSELGSSEEVQAKANEIIDSTAEQGLLSGKSPTGFAAAAIYAASLLCNEKKTQKDVADVAQVTEVTIRNRYQEQIEAMGIH; from the coding sequence ATGGAGCGTCCGACTCGCACACGTGAGCGCGATTCAGATACGGACACGAATCAACAAGCCGAAGAAGTGAGCAGTGAGCAAACATGTGATGAATGTGGCTCGAACGCTCTCATCACGAGCGAGGATCAGGGAGAACTCGTCTGTGAGGAGTGTGGCTTGATCATCGACACGACAAATATCGATCGAGGGCCGGAATGGCGTGCGTTCAATACCTCCGAACGGGAGAGCAAGTCTCGGGTTGGGGCACCCACCACCCAGACGATGCACGACAAGGGACTCACTACGCAAATCGACTGGAAAAATAAGGATGCCTATGGGCGTTCACTTTCCTCGAAAAAGCGCAGTCAAATGAACCGTCTCCGCAAGTGGCAAGAACGCATCCGAACGAAAGATGCCGGCGAACGGAACCTGCAGTTCGCGCTCAGCGAGACCGATCGGATGGCAAGCGCGCTCGGTGTCCCGCGGTCGGTTCGTGAGATCGCTAGCGTCATCTATCGACGGGCGTTAGACGAAGACCTCATCCGCGGACGTTCGATCGAAGGTGTCGCGACGAGCTGTCTCTATGCGGCATGTCGTCAAGACGGAATCCCACGCAGCTTAGAAGAAATCGCTGACGTCTCACGTGTCGAGCGAAAAGAAATCGGGCGCACGTACCGCTATATCTCTCAGGAGCTTGCACTCGAGATGGAGCCAGTCGATCCAAAGGAGTACGTTCCCCGGTTTTGTTCTGAACTCGGCTCGAGTGAGGAGGTCCAGGCCAAAGCCAACGAGATTATCGATAGCACTGCAGAGCAGGGGCTGCTATCCGGGAAGTCGCCGACAGGATTCGCCGCCGCTGCGATCTACGCTGCCTCGCTCCTGTGTAACGAGAAGAAGACGCAGAAAGATGTCGCAGACGTCGCGCAAGTCACCGAAGTCACCATCCGGAACCGCTATCAAGAACAGATCGAAGCAATGGGGATCCACTAG
- a CDS encoding M14 family zinc carboxypeptidase translates to MLKTIGGIAGVGTLGTGIVSAADCQGDFIKPGGPFPPETANINYNSFTSNEKLYKTLEKLDTQSNLEYGSIGETWEGRPIPYVRIDGGDTDVFYVTQQHGDEQHTTEAALQLLQKFAAGGRQVDKILEEVTLHVIPRHNPDGWAPADDNETPQRENRRPEDVCHDGPYFGQNQCGSVDPNRQHYFGIDPDILAEADGIDPDQIPDENPSPETQAMLDKADEIDADIVCDWHHQFTLRNDDCELINASTRWPLNEAAPEDAVNLSRQISAHAYQETKDLGHTTWDTYPGGTTANIARNAHGVLGRGSVLFEFRGQASDLGNAANGRLVTVISTIMNEVLEGIASGELYEVDPAVADDIPPRGDYFWKELPREEWNPEHEAYAE, encoded by the coding sequence ATGCTCAAAACTATCGGTGGTATCGCAGGAGTAGGGACTCTCGGAACAGGCATCGTCAGTGCCGCCGATTGTCAGGGTGATTTTATAAAACCGGGCGGGCCATTCCCCCCAGAAACAGCAAATATCAATTATAATTCATTCACGAGCAATGAGAAACTCTATAAGACACTCGAAAAACTCGACACTCAGAGTAACCTTGAGTATGGATCCATCGGCGAAACGTGGGAGGGACGCCCCATCCCCTATGTGCGTATCGATGGTGGTGATACCGATGTCTTCTACGTAACCCAGCAGCACGGCGATGAGCAACACACGACGGAGGCCGCCTTACAACTCCTTCAGAAGTTCGCCGCTGGAGGGCGTCAGGTCGACAAGATCCTAGAAGAGGTGACGCTCCACGTCATTCCACGCCACAACCCCGATGGCTGGGCGCCAGCGGACGACAACGAGACACCGCAGCGGGAAAATAGGCGGCCAGAGGACGTGTGTCACGACGGTCCATACTTTGGACAAAATCAGTGTGGCTCAGTCGATCCAAACCGGCAGCACTATTTCGGCATTGATCCAGATATCCTTGCCGAGGCTGATGGTATCGATCCCGACCAGATCCCAGACGAGAACCCCTCGCCCGAGACCCAGGCGATGCTCGACAAAGCTGATGAGATTGACGCTGACATCGTTTGTGACTGGCATCATCAGTTCACCCTCCGGAATGATGATTGCGAGCTGATCAATGCATCGACCAGGTGGCCACTCAATGAGGCAGCGCCTGAAGATGCAGTAAACCTCTCTCGGCAGATCTCCGCGCATGCTTACCAAGAGACAAAGGATCTCGGTCACACGACTTGGGACACCTACCCTGGCGGGACCACCGCCAATATCGCTCGAAACGCCCACGGCGTTCTGGGTCGCGGGAGTGTCCTCTTCGAGTTCCGTGGACAGGCCAGCGATCTCGGGAATGCAGCAAACGGGAGGCTCGTGACTGTCATCAGCACGATTATGAACGAAGTCCTTGAGGGAATCGCGTCTGGCGAACTTTATGAGGTCGATCCCGCCGTCGCTGACGATATTCCACCCCGTGGGGATTACTTCTGGAAGGAACTCCCGCGAGAGGAGTGGAACCCAGAACATGAGGCATACGCAGAATAA
- a CDS encoding DUF2080 family transposase-associated protein, producing the protein MANRFEIDGEEVLDGEVKPFGNSAHVTVPKRWRGADVKVVRTSEPTKQDEE; encoded by the coding sequence ATGGCGAACCGCTTTGAAATCGACGGCGAAGAAGTCCTCGACGGTGAGGTCAAGCCGTTCGGGAACAGCGCCCACGTCACCGTCCCTAAACGCTGGCGTGGCGCGGACGTGAAAGTTGTCCGCACCTCAGAACCTACCAAACAAGACGAAGAATGA
- the tnpA gene encoding IS200/IS605 family transposase yields the protein MGEKRSNHTVYNVNYHFVWCPKYRHAILEPIEDTLEVSFRDVCDEYGYEILSLQISPDHVHLFLSAHPKHAPSEIVRTVKSITAREMWEQHEPFLEEYLWGDGFWEESYYVGTAGGVSTDTIEQYIERTEHV from the coding sequence ATGGGTGAGAAGCGGTCGAACCACACGGTGTACAACGTCAACTATCACTTCGTGTGGTGTCCGAAATACCGCCACGCGATTCTCGAACCAATCGAGGACACGTTGGAAGTGAGTTTCCGCGACGTGTGCGACGAGTACGGCTACGAGATACTGTCGCTCCAGATCTCACCCGACCACGTACACCTGTTCCTTTCAGCCCATCCGAAGCACGCGCCGAGCGAGATTGTACGAACGGTCAAGAGTATCACAGCACGGGAGATGTGGGAACAACACGAACCGTTCTTAGAGGAGTATCTGTGGGGTGATGGGTTTTGGGAGGAATCGTACTATGTAGGGACGGCAGGGGGTGTTTCAACCGACACGATTGAGCAGTATATCGAGCGAACGGAACACGTTTAG
- the thsA gene encoding thermosome subunit alpha, with protein sequence MGNQPMVVLSEDSQRTSGDDAQSMNITAGKAVAEAARTTLGPKGMDKMLVGSTGNVVVTNDGVTILKEMEIDHPAANMIVEVAETQEAEVSDGTTSAVVIGGELLKQAEDLLEQDVHPTSLEQGYRQAAEEAKRIVEDMSIDVDADDTELLQQIAATAMTGKGAENAKELLADLVVTAASSVADDDGVDTDNIKVEKITEGTVEDSELIEGVVVDKERVNEDMPSLVEDADVAVLDDALEIKETEIDTEVNVTDPDQLQQFLNQEEEQLREMVDEIIDAGADVVFAQDGIDDIAQQYLADAGILAVRRAKSSDAEQITRATGARTVGDVTDIGSDDLGFAGSVSQQDVSGSQQIVVEDVEDATSVTLLLRGGTEHVVDEIERAIEDSLGVVRVTLDDGKALPGGGAPETQLALELRQFADSVGGREQLAVEAFADALEVIPRTLAENGGLDTIDSLVELRGQHDAGNTTAGLNVYTGDVINMEEAGVVEPLRVKTQAIESATEAAAMLLRIDDVIAAGDLKGGQVDADDDDDAGGPPAGGPGGGMGGGMGGMGGMGGMGGAM encoded by the coding sequence ATGGGCAATCAGCCGATGGTCGTCCTTTCCGAGGACAGTCAGCGAACCTCTGGCGATGACGCACAGTCGATGAACATCACCGCCGGGAAAGCCGTCGCGGAGGCAGCCCGAACAACGCTCGGTCCTAAGGGGATGGACAAAATGCTCGTCGGCTCGACGGGCAACGTCGTCGTGACGAACGATGGTGTTACGATCCTCAAGGAGATGGAAATTGACCATCCCGCAGCCAATATGATTGTTGAGGTAGCGGAGACACAGGAAGCGGAAGTCAGCGATGGGACGACCTCGGCTGTCGTCATCGGTGGTGAACTTCTCAAGCAAGCTGAGGACCTCCTCGAGCAGGACGTTCACCCGACGTCTCTGGAACAGGGGTACCGCCAAGCTGCCGAGGAAGCAAAACGAATCGTCGAGGATATGTCGATCGACGTTGATGCCGACGACACTGAACTCCTCCAGCAGATTGCCGCCACAGCAATGACCGGCAAAGGCGCAGAGAATGCCAAAGAACTGTTGGCTGACCTCGTCGTTACCGCCGCCAGCAGCGTTGCTGACGATGATGGTGTTGATACGGACAACATCAAGGTCGAGAAGATTACCGAGGGGACAGTCGAGGACTCTGAACTCATCGAGGGTGTTGTCGTCGACAAAGAGCGTGTCAACGAGGACATGCCGTCTCTCGTTGAGGACGCCGATGTCGCAGTGCTCGACGACGCCCTCGAGATCAAGGAAACCGAGATTGACACTGAAGTCAACGTCACCGATCCCGATCAACTCCAGCAGTTCCTCAACCAGGAAGAGGAGCAGCTCCGTGAAATGGTCGACGAGATCATCGACGCCGGCGCTGATGTCGTTTTCGCACAGGATGGTATTGATGACATCGCCCAGCAATATCTCGCCGACGCAGGCATCTTGGCGGTACGTCGCGCCAAATCTAGTGATGCCGAGCAGATCACTCGCGCGACCGGAGCCCGCACCGTGGGCGACGTCACCGATATTGGATCCGACGATCTCGGCTTTGCTGGCTCCGTGTCCCAGCAGGACGTCAGTGGCAGTCAACAGATCGTCGTCGAAGATGTTGAGGACGCCACCTCCGTCACGCTCCTGCTTCGTGGCGGTACTGAACACGTCGTCGACGAAATTGAACGCGCCATCGAGGACAGCCTTGGCGTTGTCCGCGTCACCCTCGACGATGGGAAGGCACTGCCCGGCGGCGGTGCACCCGAGACCCAGCTTGCGCTCGAACTGCGCCAGTTCGCTGACAGTGTTGGCGGCCGCGAGCAGCTGGCCGTCGAAGCCTTCGCCGATGCACTCGAAGTTATCCCGCGCACGCTTGCTGAGAACGGCGGGCTCGACACGATCGACTCACTTGTCGAACTCCGGGGCCAGCACGATGCCGGGAATACGACTGCAGGACTCAATGTCTACACCGGTGACGTCATCAACATGGAAGAAGCGGGCGTAGTTGAGCCGCTACGCGTAAAGACCCAGGCGATTGAGTCTGCAACCGAGGCAGCGGCCATGCTCCTGCGCATCGACGACGTTATCGCGGCTGGCGATCTCAAGGGTGGCCAGGTTGACGCCGACGATGACGACGACGCGGGCGGGCCTCCTGCTGGTGGCCCCGGCGGTGGGATGGGCGGCGGAATGGGAGGAATGGGCGGCATGGGTGGGATGGGCGGCGCGATGTGA